Part of the Sphaerodactylus townsendi isolate TG3544 linkage group LG10, MPM_Stown_v2.3, whole genome shotgun sequence genome is shown below.
AACTTGTAGAACTCAGGTTCATATGATATGAGATTATGTGAGTGTGTAGGGGACAAGAGATTATTCAAAGATCACATGATTACTTTTAAGTCTATTGTACCAGACATATCATATCAGGAGCAGAGGTGTATGTAAGGAGGTTAAAAGTAATCACATTTTGAAATGTCAGTATTTTAGGGAAGAGAGATTATTTGCAAGTGAAAATGAACAGCATCTCTTTCCTTAGCTAAGTGAGAGGCTTGAAATTATGGCATTGGTAaccaaaaatatcattttttaaaagacacatcaTCATTCTTTATCAACTCACCTGAACCAGTTCATCTCCTATGATTTCTCTGAGAGCCTTAAGTTCATTTCCATTATCTTTCCTTTTGAAAGTGCCTACAAGCTTATCACCTTCTATGTTCCAGTTACCCTATAATATAAAAACAGAGACAACTCTAAACAGAGTGATATTACATATCATTAGAAATTACTGAAACCAAACAGCAGGTTTGCAGGAGTTCCATTTGTTTGCATCTAGTCAGCAGCCTTGCCAACTAACAACAGCATCATAGAAGAGAAGGACTCTTACATGGAGCTCTGTTCCATCAGCTAAACTGTAGTCAAAGTCTACTCCCAGTGTGAACACTATTTCTATGGTGCGGAAATTGCTTGATTCTTTTATAGTGAACTGCTTTCCATCTTGCTGAATAGTGAGCTTCAGGTTGTCATGGGCTCCCAGCTTTCTCTTCACTAAATTGATACCTAAGAAGGAAAAGGAATAGTAAATAAGAACACAATAGAAAACGTTTAAAAATTTGGAGTAGGCATATTTACTAATGGAAGGATCAAGTTGAACAGGTTGGACTTCCAGTTGACTTTTTGGAAGTAGTTTTCTCATGCAATAGAGAGAAAATCAGAGTAGGCTAGACTCCTGATATGTTCTATAGGGAAAAGCAAGGCAGCAGCTGGTGGAAGGAAAGGAATATTAAGTCTCTAAATAGAAGTCTCAGAAAGAATGCATGTAGGAGCCAATGAAATGGTCACCTTGCTCTTCCACAAAGCTTTTATGAAAAATCATACTCTCCTCCTTCAGTCTGTAAGGCTGGTATAGAAAAAAGTTATGTGTTCTTCATTGCACCACTTGATGCTTGGTAATTATGAGGGTGAATGCAACTGGGAGAGTAAGGGTTGCATAATGAGCGAAAATATTGCTAACCAAGTCTGTCCCTAACCCAGTCTTCCAGCTTttcttgaatttctgcctgccacaCAGTTATTAAAATTTAAAGTTGATTGAAATTCAATCAAATTTAAAGTTGATTGAAATTGAAACTTTAATAACTGCCTCACTGTTATGGAAGGCCCAGAAGTACAGACAAAAAGGAAGAGACAGCTTGATTCAGAATTACCAGTGTATTGTTATGAAGGAACATTCCCTGAGAGAATATTCCTGCCCccagaaattaattttaaaacagaatatGTACAGAGGCACAACAGCagcaaattcacacacacacaaaaagctggGCTCAGTGGTAGCAAAAAGGAATATTTTCACAGGTGATAAAGGAAATGTAGATCTTACCCATCACCTCCATGAATTTCtcatagttttcatttctttctacTTTCCAAGTACCATTAAATGCCATGTTTGTTTGCTGTAAGAAGTATCAAACTGAAGTGACTTCTGCCCAACTGGACACAGAACACACCTTTCTAAGAGAGATTTATGTCCTTACTTATCTGGAAAGCAATTAAAACTGGGATGTGGCCGGCTGAAGTGCAATTAGTCATGTGACACTAGAAGGCTAAGGCACTGCTACTGACCCGTGCCCCTTATTAAAGGCGAAGCTTATGAAAATGGTGTTGCTGATGAAACTGTGGGTTTCTGAGTTCACTTTACCCTGTTGATTGTTAACACACAAAAATCAGAATAGTGCTACTGGTTTCACTGGAACAGTGCTTATTTAGTTAGCAAACGTGTGTCAGTGCTTCCTGTATTGGTGAGGCAAATTGAACAAATATTTGCACCAGCAAAGAAGCTCAACTCTCTTTGCTTTACAGGACCAAGTTGTGTTTGGAAGCTAATCCATCACGTATAATGAGGGTGCCAAGGACTCTTGGACAACTATTTATCTTGGAAGGCTTGCATATTGGTTCTTCCCACTTTTGTAGTATGTGTCTAGGTTTTCCAATTCTGTAGTGACAGTGAGCTAAATATAGGGCAACAAAGAGACATTTTGGAAAGATCAGCTTTGAACTGATTTGTGGAATTTAATTCTTTTATTCTCAATCTCACTTCCCCCTCTGCTGCTGAACAAAAAATGTAGTTCTCCTACTCAGTTATAGGTTTGCCGACAGGCCTAAAGAAAAAATGTTGTCTTTTTAATATATGCTTACTGGGAGATGGTCAATTGAAACTTTTCATGATATGAGGGCAAGTGTCCCATTAAGCCTTtgttaaagggacaagacatttttccCCAGGTCTGTTGGCAGCCTTACTAAGGGAATCagcttgctgtgttaatttgactGTGCAGTTGATAATCCTGAGGCTGTGTAGCAGGCAGGTTTCTAGGATGAACTTTGTCCAGTAAATTTCAACTAGTTTGCAATTCTCCAAGGATGTACTGCAAAGATAAGATAAACACTTCACTGGATGTTAGTAGGCTGTCTCAGATAAGTCCTTTGAGGATCACAGCACGAGCAATCACTAATTCTATCAGCATAGCTTACAGATGTAGTTATTCTTATCACTGCAGTTAGGAAACAGATTGTGACAACTCTGGTGTGGCTTTCCATCGCTATCATAATTTCTAGGTATGCAATATATCAAACATATATATTGTACTTAATACCCAACAGAAAATCTTCCAGAGATCTAGTCTTACAAATTACTAAAATAAAAATGACCAAAAATGAAATGTGTATGTTTTCCAGATGaaagcaaaataattattttctcacTGATAAGCAAATGCGTTTTGAGATCCTATGATGAAGGAGCATCCCCTGAGAGAACAATCCTGCCCTcaggaattatttttaaacaaaatatgtagaggcacaacagcagcaaattcacacaaacacacacacaaatctgggCTCAGTGTAGCAAAAAGGCATGTTTTCACAGGTGATAAAGGAAATGTCGATCTTACCCATCACCTCCATGAACTTCTCATACAT
Proteins encoded:
- the FABP2 gene encoding fatty acid-binding protein, intestinal — translated: MAFNGTWKVERNENYEKFMEVMGINLVKRKLGAHDNLKLTIQQDGKQFTIKESSNFRTIEIVFTLGVDFDYSLADGTELHGNWNIEGDKLVGTFKRKDNGNELKALREIIGDELVQTYTYEGVSAKRIFKKA